A single Mangifera indica cultivar Alphonso chromosome 20, CATAS_Mindica_2.1, whole genome shotgun sequence DNA region contains:
- the LOC123204373 gene encoding UPF0481 protein At3g47200-like → MNGASSSHSMKGKDIEAVVADKGAEFRNPFLQELISFTSSRIKIMLSNNVKIRNSVQSNSATRLPHTIWSIGSENVKPEIVSIGPLHSKKSNHLLQFEEYKRFFLDKFLRRCEKNHRDLNDLLADMQSLEARTRDFYSYHKQVSDMPSQDLIQMMLLDGCFLIELLCYLSRDEIPEVLDDPILVHPLLIPVLTRDVLKLENQLPLFVLTSLFDQPDKKFMKLALEFFNLSWTGPRMTLPSELPICSHLLELFYWSSVKPLSVNHGDEQTYASTHSMQCVTELKQSGIKFMQGKIVESFLDIKFNNRVLQIPAITFNEMMTIVLINCVALEQSREWHIKYFCNYVSFFSCLISQPRDVSSLSFDGIISKFSDDDRYIADFFKDLGRNTQCVRGNYLSDEIKNLEAYYNSDRTSLMRNYFTTKWTILKVLAASLLLVLAFIQTLMAVLSYTRGLK, encoded by the coding sequence ATGAATGGAGCAAGTTCAAGCCATTCGATGAAGGGCAAAGACATAGAAGCTGTAGTGGCAGACAAGGGTGCTGAATTCCGAAATCCATTTTTGCAAGAATTAATCTCTTTTACGAGCAGTcgtattaaaataatgttgagTAATAAcgtaaaaataagaaattcagTCCAATCCAACTCCGCCACGCGACTTCCTCACACAATCTGGAGTATCGGTTCAGAGAATGTGAAACCTGAGATTGTATCAATTGGTCCTCTCCATAGCAAGAAAAGCAACCATCTGCTTCAGTTCGAAGAATACAAACGGTTCTTTCTCGATAAGTTCCTTCGCCGGTGTGAGAAGAACCACAGAGACCTGAACGACCTTCTTGCAGACATGCAGAGTTTAGAAGCTCGTACCAGAGATTTTTACTCATATCATAAGCAGGTCTCGGATATGCCAAGTCAAGACTTGATTCAGATGATGTTGCTTGATGGCTGCTTTCTCATTGAGCTCTTGTGCTATCTCAGCCGAGATGAAATTCCAGAAGTCCTTGATGATCCCATCCTCGTTCACCCATTATTGATTCCCGTTCTCACCAGGGACGTTCTTAAACTTGAGAACCAACTTCCTTTGTTCGTTCTCACGTCATTGTTCGATCAACCTGACAAAAAATTTATGAAGCTTGCCTTGGAATTCTTCAATCTTTCCTGGACAGGACCCAGAATGACATTACCGTCCGAACTACCTATTTGTAGTCATCTACTGGAATTATTTTACTGGAGTTCAGTTAAACCGCTCTCAGTCAACCATGGCGACGAGCAGACGTATGCATCTACACATTCCATGCAATGCGTAACGGAACTGAAGCAATCTGGGATCAAGTTCATGCAAGGAAAAATAGTTGAAAGCTTTCTggatataaaattcaacaatCGGGTTCTCCAAATTCCAGCTATCACATTCAACGAAATGATGACAATTGTGCTGATAAATTGTGTGGCCTTGGAACAGTCTCGAGAATGGCACATCAAGTATTTCTGTAACTatgtctctttcttttcttgtctCATCAGCCAACCAAGAGACGTCTCGTCCCTTTCTTTCGATGGAATCATCTCAAAATTTTCCGACGATGACAGATACATTGCAGATTTCTTCAAAGATCTTGGAAGAAATACCCAGTGTGTCAGAGGCAATTATCTTTCCGATGAAATCAAGAATCTTGAGGCCTATTACAATAGCGACCGGACAAGTTTAATGCGCAATTATTTCACTACTAAATGGACAATCCTCAAAGTTTTGGCTGCCTCTCTCCTCTTGGTGCTTGCCTTCATTCAAACTCTCATGGCAGTACTGAGTTACACCCGTGGCTTGAAATAA